A section of the Drosophila sechellia strain sech25 chromosome 3L, ASM438219v1, whole genome shotgun sequence genome encodes:
- the LOC6616385 gene encoding zinc carboxypeptidase A 1 yields MNFNKPFQHYWTSKEQDNDVDRVSSTGSSIPHPPKPGYIPKPLYGATFVGNPIKTFLPLDLVIILISGGLGTPVRSRPQYQTDDYYTYEEIQDYLNGLAKSYTRQVKLTNVGKTYENRNLTTITISNGDGRKHKNVIFIDAGFHAREWLTHTAALNIIDKLVVIYEENKQLLVDYDGVILPLVNADGYTYSRSGKKFTNETIICSCPCAGDLEISKVIEKYPSNWNLNRTYDKYL; encoded by the exons ATGAATTTCAACAAGCCATTCCAGCATTACTGGACGTCAAAGGAGCAGGACAACGACGTGGACAGAGTCTCCTCCACAGGCAGCAGCATTCCACATCCGCCAAAGCCTGGATAT ATTCCGAAGCCCTTATATGGAGCTACCTTCGTTGGTAATCCCATCAAAACGTTTTTGCCACTCGACCTAGTAATTATTCTCATAAGTGGAGGTCTAGGAACTCCAGTCCGTTCTCGACCACAATATCAGACGGATGATTATTACACTTACGAAGAGATACAGGACTACCTAAATGGACTGGCCAAAAGCTATACCAGGCAAGTGAAATTGACGAACGTTGGAAAAACCTACGAGAACCGGAACCTCACCACCATTACAATATCAAACGGAGATGGGCGGAAACACAAGAACGTCATCTTTATAGATGCCGGATTTCATGCCAGAGAATGGCTAACTCATACGGCAGCCCTTAATATCATCGATAAGTTGGTTGTGATCTACGAAGAGAACAAGCAACTCCTGGTGGACTATGACGGGGTTATTTTACCATTGGTGAACGCAGATGGCTACACATATTCCCGATCGGGAAAGAAGTTCACCAATGAAACTATCATATGCTCATGCCCTTGTGCCGGAGATCTTGAAATCAGCAAAGTTATCGAAAAGTATCCAAGCAATTGGAATTTAAATAGGACATAtgacaaatatttatag
- the LOC6616384 gene encoding uncharacterized protein LOC6616384: MVQRKSTGTAKSVAEPILRYPLISENEVMDREARYMSRLNDFTVSAELVKGAQRDFYNQEVDRMFREHWEHHLRCDGLPRPYLPVEVRTFMSKMRFYDQVETNNSMDWTLSVDERSILTQNIFRVDKTRHMMMVNKDNPGEHYDQNVQMCLNALKQMDAMLDNEAEMVRMSEKRQQDVIEVYTEVETEIGDLFDRLTYRVLSMQDAYMESKDGRVAVWSYTCNPWRMDLWGLRNVPIIFDQLELPVMLAELNATSVEVQIPKSVLKDCVTIRSLHMDFDNISQNAKSFETAVQASVNYPNAGIVDIENSVVNEWHMQLEIQEETLNLMLSRRREYEDMMELIAEKTEQAAKAAKQTDPDKAVKIIIPKAPKEPPFVATGMYPDTYDDFLRIEESQYSGYLDEVCHPRHLDMQPFEINLRDYIMLGGIYSIMFIRRPDQTQFEKFNIVLHEDGRVVHKLTEMKADIPVEAVRKSNIGRKTRETYRGTKIKLEDDELPYFIVTLQVAADLCKWSEPLVCHFLTEQDFIPTDYKRESYWAPTMQSVIRHSEFAGRKGSTLNLGSQISGDSANIFRPSLRSLLRQSKIGTAPKPGVPIEDFKLEKKLSQLEIRTLERYCLPRIISSFKFPADFRDEKREFVKQGPRALVKRPEAEEVVSQVKILDFNYNSQVLSPERMYPYFPQMDPIKYTIPFDDSEPGPVNPTSALELLKTFDNIKSKYQEKHIELLSQPDEQDKKSKQKKLGLKDEDDAPEGQIAKRKLSKSGDKGRQSVKTDRDRVTVGSDKSSVRTDLMNEEQVTHWTTKYVKDTVIDRETNRITFKTDRLGLLGLAFKRYEHFPFRNWSLQPNEENPDEIILSVDTFHVRIFFYITCKGVRGYVTDLSKGYTAKPIKYLEIVEPISDFRQMRQIFINKNINIFAENDASFYIENGYFSMKHVALEMHTYNIMALHCKLMKFYRSSWNRLADRRDIILGMKIAKDNSDYSEVTMRITPEKTTFVQISENCSDKVNVIVLSYTSTWRNIGNFTDLHQAINSMVPNATEVRNKDSILLYYVTRMLKEIRLLSFS; this comes from the exons ATGGTACAAAGAAAAAGTACTGGCACGGCCAAGTCCGTTGCAGAACCGATTCTCAGATATCCTCTGATATCCGAAAATGAGGTAATGGATCGAGAAGCGAGGTACATGAGCCGCCTTAATGATTTCACTGTTAGTGCGGAATTAGTCAAGG GTGCCCAACGCGACTTCTATAATCAGGAGGTGGATAGAATGTTCCGGGAACACTGGGAGCATCATTTGCGATGTGATGGCCTGCCACGTCCCTATCTTCCCGTCGAAGTACGAACTTTTATGTCCAAAATGCGGTTTTACGACCAGGTTGAAACGAATAATTCGATGGACTGGACCTTGTCGGTGGACGAACGCTCTATATTGACTCAGAATATCTTTAGGGTGGACAAAACACGACATATGATGATGGTCAACAAAGACAATCCGGGCGAACACTATGACCAGAACGTTCAGATGTGTTTGAATGCATTGAAACAAATGGATGCAATGCTCGACAACGAGGCCGAAATGGTTCGGATGTCAGAAAAAAGGCAACAGGATGTTATTGAA GTTTACACCGAAGTCGAGACGGAAATTGGTGACCTCTTTGATCGCCTAACCTATCGAGTATTGAGCATGCAAGATGCTTATATGGA ATCCAAGGATGGTCGAGTGGCTGTGTGGAGCTACACGTGTAACCCTTGGAGAATGGATTTGTGGGGACTGCGAAATGTGCcaattatttttgatcagTTGGA ATTGCCAGTAATGTTGGCCGAATTGAATGCCACGAGTGTTGAGGTCCAGATACCAAAGAGTGTTCTTAAAGACTGCGTAACTATTCGCAGCTTACACATGGATTTTGATAACATATCGCAGAATGCCAAGAGCTTCGAAACTGCCGTTCAGGCATCGGTCAATTATCCCAACGCTGGGATAGTGGACATAGAGAATTCGGTGGTCAACGAATGGCACATGCAACTCGAAATACAGGAGGAGACATTGAATCTGATGTTAAGCAGGAGGCGAGAGTACGAGGACATGATGGAGCTCATCGCCGAGAAAACGGAGCAGGCAGCTAAGGCCGCTAAACAAACTGACCCCGATAAGGCGGTCAAAATCATAATTCCCAAGGCCCCGAAGGAACCACCATTTGTTGCGACTGGCATGTATCCCGACACCTATGACGATTTTCTCAGAATAGAGGAGAGCCAGTACTCTGGCTACCTCGATGAGGTATGCCATCCAAGGCACTTAGATATGCAGCCGTTCGAA ATAAATCTTAGGGACTACATCATGCTTGGTGGTATTTACAGCATTATGTTCATCCGACGACCTGACCAAACCCAGTTCGAGAAGTTCAACATCGTATTGCACGAGGATGGACGGGTGGTTCACAAACTGACAGAAATGAAGGCCGATATACCGGTAGAGGCTGTGCGGAAGTCGAATATAGGCAGGAAAACTAGGGAGACCTACCGGGGCACTAAAATCAAGCTGGAAGACGACGAACTACCATATTTCATTGTAACCCTACAAGTGGCCGCGGATCTCTGCAAATGGAGTGAGCCCCTGGTTTGCCATTTTCTAACGGAGCAGGATTTTATTCCGACCGATTACAAGCGCGAATCCTACTGGGCGCCGACCATGCAGAGTGTTATAAGGCATTCGGAATTTGCCGGTAGGAAGGGGAGTACGCTCAATTTAGGCAGTCAGATTTCAGGTGATTCTGCAAATATATTTCGGCCCAGTCTGCGGTCATTACTGAGACAGAGTAAGATCGGAACGGCTCCGAAGCCCGGAGTTCCCATAGAGGACTTCAAACTGGAAAAAAAACTGAGCCAACTGGAAATTAGAACATTGGAAAGGTATTGTCTACCCCGGATCATATCATCGTTTAAGTTTCCCGCAGACTTTCGAGATGAAAAACGAGAATTTGTCAAACAGGGCCCAAGGGCTTTGGTCAAACGGCCAGAGGCCGAGGAAGTCGTTAGTCAAGTTAAGATTTTAGACTTTAACTATAATTCCCAGGTGCTGAGTCCGGAGCGAATGTACCCCTACTTTCCACAGATGGATCCCATAAAGTATACCATTCCCTTCGATGATTCGGAACCAGGTCCAGTAAACCCAACGAGTGCGCTGGAACTTCTAAAAACATTTGACAACATTAAATCTAAGTATCAGGAAAAGCATATCGAGCTATTAAGTCAGCCCGACGAGCAGGACAAGAAATCGAAGCAAAAAAAACTGGGCTTAAAGGATGAGGATGATGCACCTGAGGGACAGATAGCAAAACGAAAATTGTCCAAGTCTGGTGACAAAGGACGCCAGTCTGTTAAGACGGACAGGGATCGAGTTACTGTCGGCTCAGACAAATCTTCAGTAAGGACTGATCTGATGAACGAAGAACAAGTAACACACTGGACAACTAAGTACGTCAAGGACACCGTAATCGATAGAGAAACCAATAGGATTACGTTCAAGACAGATCGTCTGGGACTTTTGGGATTGGCCTTTAAGCGGTAcgaacattttccatttcgcaATTGGTCACTGCAGCCAAATGAGGAAAA tCCTGATGAGATCATACTATCCGTCGACACATTCCATGTCCGTATCTTTTTCTATATCACCTGCAAGGGAGTTAGGGGCTATGTGACTGATCTGAGCAAGGGTTACACGGCGAAGCCGATTAAATATCTGGAGATTGTGGAACCAATATCAGACTTTCGGCAAATGCGTCAG AtatttattaacaaaaacatcAATATATTTGCCGAGAACGATGCTAGTTTCTATATCGAAAATGGCTACTTTTCCATGAAACACGTGGCGCTCGAGATGCACACCTACAATATTATGGCGCTCCACTGTAAATTGATGAAGTTCTACCGATCGAGCTGGAATCGTCTCGCCGATCGACGCGATATCATCCTGGGCATGAAAATCGCCAAGGACAACTCTGATTATTCTGAGGTCACAATGCGCATTACACCGGAGAAAACCACCTTTGTTCAGATTTCCGAAAATTGCTCAGATAAGGTGAATGTTATTGTGCTAAGCTACACTAGTACTTGGCGAAACATCGGT AACTTTACGGATCTACATCAGGCTATAAATTCGATGGTGCCGAATGCTACAGAGGTGCGAAATAAGGATTCTATTCTTTTATATTATGTAACTAGAATGCTCAAAGAAATACGTCTTCTAAGCTTTTCGTAG